Below is a window of Apodemus sylvaticus chromosome 5, mApoSyl1.1, whole genome shotgun sequence DNA.
AGAACTTTTCCAACTTTTTCAAGAGTGTCTATAAATAGAGCCCCATAAAACCCCCAGCCCAGAACCTTGCCATCCTTCGCTTCGAGCTGAGTGGAGTGGGAGGCTGAGAGCGCGCTCTCGCTTGGCCTTCTATAGTTATGGGTCTTGCCAATGACAGTTCCTCTAGGATCTTTCACGTTTCTTCTTGGCAGGTTACCTGGAGCCTGGGAGCTGGCCCAGCTCTCTCAAGATTCAGCAGACACTGGCcttggaggagaaggagacagcGGTAGTCAATGTTATTTGAGCAGGGTCAACAGGCCCTGGAGCTTCCTGAGTGCATCATGCAGAAGGCTGCATACTACGAGAACCCAGGACTCTTTGGAGGCTATGGATACAGCAAAGCCACAGACACATATGGCTACAGCACTCCTCATCAGCCCTACCCACCCCCTGCTGCTGCCAACTCCCTGGACAGTGATTACCCAAGTTCTGCCTGCTCCATCCAGAGCTCTGCACCTCTCCGAGGCCCAGcccacaaaggagctgaactCAATGGTAGCTGCATGCGGCCTGGCACTGGGAACagccagggtgggggtggtggcAACCAACCTCCTGGTCTGAACTCAGAGCAGCAGCCACCACaagctcctcctccaccacccaccTTACCCCCATCCTCACCCAGCAATCCTGGAAGCGGAGGGCCTGCCAAGAAGACCAAGGGTGGGGCCAATGCTTCCAGCTCTTCATCCACCATCAGCAAGCAGATCTTCCCCTGGATGAAAGAATCCcgacagaactccaagcagaagAACAGCTGTGCCACTTCAGGTAGTTCTCAAGCAGGTCATCCCTGGACCATGTCCCTTGTCCTGATGGGCCCCAAGAACCTATTACCTAAGAACCAAGAAACTCCAAGCTAGAAGGGCAACCTTAGCAACAATGTATCCAAACTCCCAGTTGTGTAGAAATATCTATCCTTTTTAGGGGCTTTGATTGGATTCATAGTCTTGCAGAGATAGGGCACTCTTTCATTGCTGGTCCCACTGATGGACTGGTCCCATACTTATTAATAGAAAGTCCTTCCTTATACTGACATATTATCGGCCTTCCCAGGCTGCTGGTCATAACCCAGTCTCTTCTACTCAACAGCCCTTCAAATGTGAAGATCGGTTGGGTGTAGTTTCATACACCCATAATCCCACCACCCAAGGCTGAGATAGGAGTGTATTGAGTTCAAGAAGAGTCTAGGAAACATAGTGAGTTGCCAGAAACCTTTaagagaccttgttttaaaacagagacccaagtagaaacaaataacacCCATGCAGAAGAAGAAGGACCCATGCCCAAATAAGTTATAAAcattatccatttattttatttaactttccaAAGGAACTCTTTAAAATAGATACAAGGTAACATCCCCACTTCTCCCAGATCTACAGAACTGCAAATTGGTGCACTTGAATCAAATGGGTATGGCTTCAAGGCCTTCAAGGTGTACTGTGAGACTCAGCCTACTTTGGTGAAGCTGAAACAGGGAAGAGTGTGTTCTAAAGGGAGACAATTAGGAACAAGAGCCGCTGTCCCTTTCTTGCCCTTGAAAGGGAGACTCTGGAGCTGAGAGTGGTCCATTCTGAGTTTGAAAGAAGGTGGGCACGGTGAGGGGCTGATGCCTTCTGGTTGCCCAGACTGCTGCTTCTTGAAAACGTCTAGCTTTGTGTCCCCGATGAGGATTGTTTTCGGGATCCAGGGCTAGTCTGAAGCCCGAGATAGGATTTGTTATCAGGTCTCTGTTTTGCCTGATGCTCCTTGGGCTGTTGTTCCTAAGGGAAAGTGTCTTCCTGCCTGAAAgctccctcctctgcccctccctccctagcTCAGACACAGGCCCTCCCTCCCAGGAGAAATCCATTTGTCTTCCCAGTGAAGGAGTGGACAAGCAGCTGATGGGTGGCAGGGAGGTGAAGCCAGCGCTGAGGCTGCTGCTCCCTGCATTGCCATATGCAGCATGCTTTCAGCCTGGCCTTGGGATCCCCTAAAACTCCAGGGCAGTATCTTTGGGGAGGGCATTATCACCTCCCTGGCTTGAGAGGGGTGCCAAGAGCCCCTACTTCCTTCTTTGCTCTTTGGAGTGTTTGACCCGTAAACAAACAAGGCAGGCTGGAGCTGCCTCAGATCCCCCATCTCAGTCCCCAGCCCCAAGTAGCAgagtttggggtgtgtgtgtgtgtgtgtgtgtgcttaaagaAGTCTGGCTCTTTTGGAGGGGGAGTGTCTCACGAGCTGCTTTTAGCCTCACAATAATGTCCCTTATGGTCTTTGGGTTAGGATGAAACGAAGGGCTAGgatggagggggaagagagggcagGTGAGGCAGAGAGGTTCCAGGTGCGCCGCCGGACAGGTAGGCCCAGAGATGTGTGGGATGAGTGCTCACGCAGACTTTTACCTCTCAAAAGACCCCACCCTGCTGCAGACAGGGATGGAGGTGAGAGCCTGGGAGGAACGTGGAGACAGAGAAGCACCTCTTTCCGTTCTGGGGTTCCTTACTCCGCGCTCAGCAccctctctatctccctccttGCCCAGGAGAGAACTGCGAGGACAAGAGCCCACCGGGCCCGGCATCCAAGAGGGTGCGCACGGCGTACACGAGCGCGCAGCtggtggagctggagaaggagttcCACTTCAACCGCTACCTGTGCCGGCCGCGCCGCGTGGAGATGGCCAACCTGCTGAACCTCACCGAACGCCAGATCAAGATCTGGTTCCAGAACCGTCGCATGAAGTACAAGAAGGACCAGAAGGCCAAGGGCATCCTGCATTCTCCGGCCGGCCAGTCCCCAGAGCGCAGCCCACCTCTCGGAGGAGCGGCGGGCCACGTGGCCTATTCCGGCCAGCTGCCGCCGGTGCCCGGCCTGGCTTACGATGCACCCTCGCCGCCAGCTTTCGCCAAATCGCAGCCCAATATGTACGGCCTGGCCGCCTACACGGCGCCGCTCAGCAGCTGCCTGCCGCAGCAGAAGCGGTATCCGGCGCCCGAGTTCGAGCCCCACCCCATGGCGAGCAACGGCGGCGGCTTCGCCAGTGCCAACCTGCAGGGCAGCCCGGTGTACGTGGGCGGCAACTTCGTCGACTCCATGGCGCCCGCGTCCGGGCCAGTCTTCAATCTGGGCCACCTCTCGCACCCGTCTTCGGCCAGCGTGGACTACAGCTGCGCCGCGCAAATCCCTGGCAACCATCACCACGGACCGTGCGACCCTCATCCCACCTACACAGATCTCTCGGCTCACCACTCGTCTCAGGGACGCCTGCCCGAGGCCCCCAAACTGACACATCTGTAGCGGTTGCCGCAGCCCAGGCGCAATTACCTCTCTGGTTTTGGTGGCAGGGGTGGTGGCGGGGCGGGGAGGGGCCCGAGGGGCAGTTTAGGGGATCCCCTCTCCCTGATCTGGCCTGGCGGATGCCTCACGGGTTTCGGGCTTCCAGCGGCCGAGGCTGATGCGACTGGGCCTTCCCTCTAGGCGCGTCCTCCTTTGG
It encodes the following:
- the Hoxd3 gene encoding homeobox protein Hox-D3, whose product is MLFEQGQQALELPECIMQKAAYYENPGLFGGYGYSKATDTYGYSTPHQPYPPPAAANSLDSDYPSSACSIQSSAPLRGPAHKGAELNGSCMRPGTGNSQGGGGGNQPPGLNSEQQPPQAPPPPPTLPPSSPSNPGSGGPAKKTKGGANASSSSSTISKQIFPWMKESRQNSKQKNSCATSGENCEDKSPPGPASKRVRTAYTSAQLVELEKEFHFNRYLCRPRRVEMANLLNLTERQIKIWFQNRRMKYKKDQKAKGILHSPAGQSPERSPPLGGAAGHVAYSGQLPPVPGLAYDAPSPPAFAKSQPNMYGLAAYTAPLSSCLPQQKRYPAPEFEPHPMASNGGGFASANLQGSPVYVGGNFVDSMAPASGPVFNLGHLSHPSSASVDYSCAAQIPGNHHHGPCDPHPTYTDLSAHHSSQGRLPEAPKLTHL